One window of Hujiaoplasma nucleasis genomic DNA carries:
- a CDS encoding phosphotransferase enzyme family protein, translating to MIEYLKSLNIYDIKSLKGFHNQILSGLYQGKEIVIRLIQRRSFEETMAEISYLNQLSKIMNVVKAIQIEGSYVIEHQDYLLSFYEKLHMKHWYELSLTMKHHFNAGKALGQIHLFSMNQNQYSRKDYKKHPDIQLINELDPMIKTELKKTLKTIDSMKKEPNYYGLIHGDYLYSNLMYDKDKVCVIDFDDLEYNYYLYDIAVYIFYLLLGGDPMDIDLLANLEVFNHFMRGYRSVNQETQFDFKDINIFFRLRQLKLLATINQLPIISLGTWQKKYIDLSIKQIKNHEKFVPIDFNYE from the coding sequence ATGATTGAATACCTTAAATCATTGAATATATATGACATTAAAAGTTTAAAGGGTTTCCATAATCAGATCTTATCTGGTTTATATCAAGGAAAAGAGATTGTGATTAGGCTTATTCAAAGAAGAAGTTTTGAAGAAACAATGGCAGAAATTTCTTATTTAAATCAGCTTAGTAAAATTATGAATGTTGTTAAAGCAATTCAAATTGAAGGTTCATATGTTATTGAGCATCAGGATTATCTTCTTTCTTTTTATGAAAAGTTGCATATGAAGCATTGGTATGAACTATCTTTGACAATGAAACATCACTTTAATGCAGGTAAAGCATTAGGTCAAATTCATCTATTTTCTATGAATCAAAATCAATATTCTAGAAAAGACTATAAAAAACACCCAGATATTCAACTGATCAACGAACTTGATCCTATGATAAAAACAGAATTAAAAAAGACACTAAAAACCATAGATTCAATGAAAAAAGAACCTAATTATTATGGATTAATACATGGAGATTATTTATATTCTAATCTAATGTATGATAAAGACAAAGTTTGTGTGATTGATTTTGATGATTTAGAATACAACTATTATCTATACGATATTGCAGTATATATATTTTATTTGTTACTTGGTGGTGACCCTATGGATATAGATTTGCTAGCTAACCTAGAAGTTTTTAATCATTTCATGAGAGGTTATCGATCTGTAAATCAAGAGACCCAATTTGACTTTAAAGACATCAATATATTTTTTAGATTAAGACAATTAAAACTTTTGGCTACCATCAATCAATTACCAATAATTTCTTTGGGAACTTGGCAAAAGAAGTATATTGATTTATCTATTAAGCAAATCAAGAATCATGAAAAATTTGTTCCAATTGATTTTAATTACGAGTGA